One window of the Nicotiana tabacum cultivar K326 chromosome 4, ASM71507v2, whole genome shotgun sequence genome contains the following:
- the LOC107829465 gene encoding uncharacterized protein LOC107829465: MFLLRFVAGQEMHDYGFITTNVDVYGKQEPWEIYDNGVPCGDDEDSTSYRYFITKLKKKSNARYHRSVGNKGTWKQDAKDKPVHYKNMGNTSSVVNIGSKTCLSYKNKKFYPEDQKDGHWLMKEYKLSKVILHKFDEERRDYVLCAIKNLNHVNSSSETFTITALNNISDGTDEVTSSVDGLLATKNCKDYYNMCKNLEHSETMAFQESMVMNNSVDEAAEGTTFEMPELEVPEDLYQWDGKELDELNQILDGVPEVDVAVEPLAAVEPEATYTTWGQHSVEATCMPNLDPSMPTYTAHIEYSEVADMSQIHLEHYSATMAFQESHEAVESMVMNNSVEPTEGTTFEVPELQVPDDLYQWDGKEYDEQNQMLYDVPEVDVEVNIAERLAATMEPTEATYPAEATDMLNVDQSVSDNSVHVHYSEVAAFEKGQGQQGCAADYEEQLYWLSRMELEDTCYEMLEPNEAFQLAP; this comes from the coding sequence ATGTTCTTGTTGAGATTCGTCGCTGGACAAGAGATGCATGATTATGGTTTTATTACCACTAACGTTGATGTCTATGGCAAACAAGAACCTTGGGAGATTTACGACAACGGAGTACCCTGTGGTGATGATGAGGACAGCACCAGTTATCGCTATTTCATCACAAAGCTGAAGAAGAAAAGCAACGCAAGGTATCATCGTTCTGTCGGAAACAAGGGAACTTGGAAACAGGACGCCAAGGACAAACCAGTTCactacaaaaatatgggaaacacATCTTCAGTGGTTAATATTGGATCCAAGACGTGTTTGtcttacaaaaataaaaagttttaccCTGAAGATCAGAAAGACGGACATTGGCTGATGAAGGAGTACAAGCTTTCTAAGGTTATTCTTCACAAGTTCGACGAAGAGCGTAGAGATTATGTTCTCTGCGCTATCAAGAACCTGAATCACGTTAATAGTTCATCCGAAACTTTCACAATCACGGCGTTGAATAATATTTCCGATGGAACTGATGAGGTAACGAGTTCTGTTGATGGCTTGTTGGCTACTAAGAATTGCAAGGATTACTATAATATGTGCAAGAATTTGGAACACTCTGAAACGATGGCTTTTCAAGAATCAATGGTGATGAATAATAGTGTTGACGAAGCAGCTGAAGGGACTACTTTTGAGATGCCAGAACTAGAAGTGCCAGAGGACTTGTATCAATGGGATGGAAAGGAATTGGACGAATTAAATCAGATATTAGATGGTGTACCCGAGGTTGATGTAGCAGTTGAGCCATTAGCAGCAGTAGAACCAGAGGCGACTTATACAACTTGGGGGCAACATTCTGTTGAAGCCACATGCATGCCCAATTTGGATCCTTCAATGCCGACTTATACAGCGCATATTGAATATTCTGAAGTGGCTGATATGTctcaaatacatttggaacactACTCTGCAACGATGGCTTTTCAAGAATCACATGAGGCTGTGGAATCAATGGTGATGAATAATAGTGTTGAACCTACTGAAGGGACTACTTTTGAGGTGCCCGAACTACAAGTGCCTGATGACTTGTATCAATGGGATGGAAAGGAATACGACGAACAAAATCAGATGTTATATGATGTGCCCGAGGTTGATGTAGAGGTGAATATTGCCGAACGATTAGCAGCAACAATGGAACCTACAGAGGCGACTTATCCTGCTGAAGCCACGGACATGCTCAATGTTGATCAGTCGGTATCTGATAATTCAGTGCACGTACACTATTCTGAAGTGGCTGCTTTTGAGAAGGGACAAGGACAACAAGGTTGTGCTGCAGATTATGAAGAGCAGTTATATTGGTTGTCTAGGATGGAATTGGAAGATACATGTTACGAGATGTTGGAGCCAAACGAAGCATTTCAACTAGCTCCATAA